One genomic segment of Scophthalmus maximus strain ysfricsl-2021 chromosome 3, ASM2237912v1, whole genome shotgun sequence includes these proteins:
- the hoxc12a gene encoding homeobox protein Hox-C12a — protein MGEHNLLNPGFVGPLVNIHTGDTFYFPNFRASGGQLAGLPSLSYPRRDNVCSLPWNPSEPCNGYSQSYFSSPVSINPSFNRSCEISRPEEGKCYYNNGNGNRETCSGGSSLKREDRARDTSSLTSDHGMHSGIGSTAAFSKYDYGTEQLTQDPPSCQSMESDSSSSLLNEGSKPPSSDTQTLVSPGSHSSNIAAGGGAPWYPMHTRTRKKRKPYSKLQLAELEGEFMLNEFITRQRRRELSDRLNLSDQQVKIWFQNRRMKKKRLMLREQALAYF, from the exons ATGGGCGAGCATAATCTCCTTAATCCAGGGTTTGTGGGACCTTTGGTTAACATCCACACTGGAGACACCTTTTACTTTCCGAATTTTAGAGCCTCAGGGGGACAACTGGCGGGGCTACCGTCTCTCTCCTACCCGAGAAGGGACAATGTTTGCTCCCTCCCGTGGAATCCTTCGGAGCCGTGCAATGGATACTCTCAATCCTACTTTAGCAGCCCCGTGTCTATTAACCCCTCTTTCAATCGGTCGTGTGAGATCAGCAGACCAGAAGAAGGCAAATGTTACTACAACAACGGCAACGGGAACAGGGAGACCTGCTCAGGTGGCAGCAGCCTCAAACGAGAGGACAGGGCGAGAGACACATCATCCCTAACATCTGACCACGGGATGCACAGTGGAATTGGCAGCACCGCCGCCTTCTCCAAGTACGATTACGGGACCGAGCAGCTAACGCAAGACCCGCCGTCCTGTCAGTCGATGGAGTCGgactccagctcctctctgctcaaCGAGGGCAGCAAGCCTCCATCCAGCGACACACAGACCCTGGTGTCACCGGGAAGCCATTCAAGCAACATAGCCGCAGGCGGAG gTGCCCCGTGGTACCCGATGCACACTCGGACCAGAAAGAAGCGCAAACCGTACTCCAAACTTCAGCTGGCCGAGCTGGAAGGTGAATTCATGCTGAATGAGTTCATCACCAGGCAGCGGCGGAGGGAGCTCTCCGACCGGCTGAACCTCAGCGACCAACAGGTcaagatctggttccagaaccgcaggatgaagaagaagagactcATGCTGAGGGAGCAAGCCTTGGCCTACTTTTAG
- the hoxc13a gene encoding homeobox protein Hox-C13a: protein MTTSLVLHPRWADTLMYVYEKSPNDNNPNKSQTMEGLSGNCPATHCRDLMSHPALGRHSGTIATHQGSVYSDISSPDTGRQCPAPQTSSSASLSYGYPFGNPYYGCRLSHSHNVNLQQKPCSYHPAEKYAEPSTALPTEELSSRAKEFAFYPSFASSYQAVPGYLDVSVVPSISGHPEPRHDALIPMEGYQHWALSNGWDGQVYCSKDQTQSSHLWKSPFPDVVPLQPEVSSYRRGRKKRVPYTKIQLKELEKEYAASKFITKDKRRRISAGTNLSERQVTIWFQNRRVKEKKFVSKSKSNHMHTT, encoded by the exons ATGACGACTTCGCTGGTTCTGCATCCACGCTGGGCGGACACCTTGATGTACGTTTATGAAAAAAGCCCGAATGACAACAACCCGAATAAAAGCCAAACAATGGAGGGACTGAGCGGTAATTGCCCTGCGACCCACTGCAGGGACCTGATGTCGCACCCCGCGCTGGGACGACATTCTGGCACCATCGCGACCCACCAGGGCTCCGTCTACTCGGATATTTCCTCTCCGGACACCGGCCGGCAGTGTCCCGCTCCGCAGACATCGTCAAGCGCCTCTTTGAGTTACGGTTATCCCTTCGGAAACCCATATTACGGCTGCAGATTATCTCACTCGCACAACGTGAACTTGCAGCAGAAGCCCTGCTCGTACCATCCCGCCGAGAAATATGCCGAGCCCAGCACAGCGCTGCCCACGGAGGAACTGTCGAGCCGGGCGAAAGAGTTCGCCTTCTACCCGAGTTTCGCCAGCTCGTATCAGGCTGTCCCTGGATATCTCGACGTGTCGGTGGTGCCTAGTATCAGTGGCCACCCTGAACCGCGGCACGACGCCCTGATCCCCATGGAGGGCTACCAGCACTGGGCTCTCTCCAATGGCTGGGATGGGCAGGTGTACTGCTCCAAAGACCAAACGCAGTCAAGTCATCTTTGGAAATCACCTTTCCCAG ATGTTGTTCCACTGCAGCCCGAGGTCAGCAGTTACCGTCGTGGGCGTAAAAAGCGCGTCCCGTACACTAAGATccagctgaaggagctggagaaggagtaCGCAGCCAGCAAGTTCATCACCAAAGACAAGAGAAGGCGCATCTCGGCCGGCACCAACCTCTCGGAGCGCCAGGTCACCATCTGGTTCCAAAACCGGCGAGTCAAGGAGAAGAAATTCGTCAGTAAATCCAAGAGCAATCACATGCACACCACTTGA